From Pseudoalteromonas viridis, one genomic window encodes:
- a CDS encoding sensor histidine kinase gives MKATQLRNRILAFFVGIALFISALFGAASFLFAYSIEDRFFIALLNDEAQTIATQLAAGEQAKPRLAFIQYYPKPTDLPKAVQDKLAQEPNRIEFSGEGEAHYHLKKLPSGYLVAEVSEQLVVRKIKGGMLTFILVLFGGVLVVALVLAFVSLMMAKRLVKPLDTLVKIVEDAPVERLPQNFSQQFVNDEIGAFAKTLEQALARIRRFISREQAFTRDVSHELRTPVAITQSSLTLLKQTQLDDKQAELVGRIADAQHQITQSLEVLLALAREETLTTAQTRVLPVVEQVILNQAEKIADKDIDVEVEVATSVTLPIASSALQLLLNNLVGNAFTHIHSGVVTISASTQTITVADTGQGIAPQQLKTLFEPGAKGPDSKGMGMGLSMVKRLCEKLDIELSVSSSEAGSVFCLKFPDGDSQISH, from the coding sequence GTGAAAGCCACTCAGTTACGCAATCGGATCCTGGCCTTTTTTGTGGGAATTGCGCTGTTCATTAGCGCCTTGTTTGGTGCAGCGAGCTTTTTGTTTGCTTATAGCATTGAAGACCGCTTTTTTATCGCTTTGCTGAACGATGAAGCCCAAACTATTGCCACGCAACTTGCCGCAGGCGAGCAAGCCAAACCCAGGCTGGCGTTCATTCAGTATTATCCCAAGCCAACGGACTTACCCAAAGCCGTACAGGACAAGCTTGCGCAAGAGCCAAACCGTATTGAATTTAGCGGCGAAGGCGAGGCCCATTACCACCTTAAAAAACTACCAAGCGGTTACTTAGTGGCCGAGGTGAGCGAGCAGCTGGTGGTGCGTAAGATCAAAGGCGGTATGTTGACATTTATCCTGGTTTTGTTTGGTGGCGTGCTGGTTGTGGCGCTGGTGCTGGCTTTTGTCTCTTTAATGATGGCAAAACGTCTGGTTAAACCTTTGGATACTTTAGTTAAAATAGTAGAAGATGCGCCGGTTGAGCGGTTGCCACAGAATTTTTCGCAGCAATTTGTCAATGATGAAATTGGTGCATTTGCTAAAACGCTGGAGCAGGCACTGGCAAGAATACGACGTTTTATCAGCCGAGAGCAGGCATTTACCCGAGACGTTTCTCATGAATTAAGAACGCCCGTTGCGATAACACAAAGCTCGCTCACCTTACTTAAACAAACACAGCTGGATGACAAACAAGCTGAGCTGGTGGGCCGGATAGCTGACGCCCAGCATCAAATCACGCAAAGCCTTGAGGTGCTGCTGGCGCTGGCCAGAGAAGAAACCTTAACCACCGCACAGACCCGCGTGCTGCCGGTGGTGGAGCAGGTGATCTTAAATCAGGCTGAGAAAATCGCCGATAAAGACATTGACGTGGAGGTGGAAGTCGCAACCTCCGTCACGCTGCCCATTGCATCGAGTGCGCTGCAATTACTGCTAAATAACCTGGTAGGGAACGCATTTACCCATATCCACAGTGGGGTGGTGACCATTAGCGCCAGCACACAAACCATTACGGTTGCAGATACGGGGCAGGGGATCGCGCCACAGCAACTAAAGACCCTGTTTGAGCCGGGGGCAAAAGGCCCCGACAGCAAAGGAATGGGCATGGGCCTGTCTATGGTTAAGCGCTTGTGTGAAAAACTGGATATTGAACTGAGTGTTTCCAGCTCAGAAGCGGGTAGCGTGTTTTGTTTGAAGTTTCCTGATGGGGATAGCCAGATTAGCCATTAG
- a CDS encoding response regulator transcription factor, which translates to MAQIKVLLIEDNQDLSRNIGEYFESQGAVVDFAHTGELGAKLALEQFYDCVVLDVMLPKMDGLAVCRQLRTEANRHIPIIMLTARDTLDDKLSGFSLGADDYLTKPFALEELWVRCNALARRHLLNSEHTLRLGEGEQALSLNGQTQQVERAETPVTLQPIPFKILRLLMEHHPRALSRSELSDRIWGDEPTDSDALRSHIYQLRKAIDKPFVSPIIKTIHGIGFALDIEG; encoded by the coding sequence ATGGCACAAATAAAAGTACTGCTCATTGAAGATAATCAGGATCTGAGCCGCAACATCGGCGAATATTTTGAGTCACAGGGTGCTGTGGTGGACTTTGCACACACCGGAGAGCTGGGAGCGAAACTGGCGCTGGAACAATTTTACGATTGTGTGGTCCTAGATGTGATGCTACCCAAAATGGATGGATTGGCTGTCTGTCGGCAATTACGTACAGAGGCCAATCGCCATATTCCCATCATTATGCTGACTGCCCGCGATACACTGGACGACAAGCTCAGCGGCTTTTCTCTTGGTGCAGACGATTACCTGACTAAGCCATTTGCGCTTGAAGAGCTGTGGGTGCGTTGTAATGCTCTGGCCAGAAGACACTTGCTTAACAGTGAGCACACACTGCGCCTGGGGGAGGGTGAGCAAGCATTGTCGCTCAATGGTCAGACTCAGCAAGTTGAACGTGCCGAAACCCCCGTTACGCTGCAGCCAATCCCGTTTAAAATTCTGCGCTTACTGATGGAGCACCACCCAAGGGCGCTCAGTCGCAGTGAATTGAGCGACCGGATCTGGGGTGATGAACCGACCGATTCCGATGCGCTGCGCTCTCACATCTATCAACTCCGTAAGGCCATTGATAAGCCGTTTGTCAGCCCGATCATCAAAACCATTCACGGCATTGGCTTTGCGCTTGATATAGAAGGATAA
- a CDS encoding winged helix-turn-helix domain-containing protein produces MLTYCGESVRLEPLIYDLLEYFICHRDRVIGRDELCREIWQQEYVDNNAINRAVSELRRCVSKHKLGVDVIRTHYRKGYSFNLLVELDPRPNPFRWIAKWFHQAVPCKGQ; encoded by the coding sequence TTGTTAACATATTGTGGTGAAAGCGTGCGCCTTGAACCTCTTATCTATGACTTATTAGAATATTTTATCTGTCATAGAGATAGGGTGATTGGCCGGGATGAATTGTGCCGGGAGATCTGGCAACAAGAGTATGTCGACAACAATGCTATAAACCGGGCTGTGTCCGAGTTAAGGCGCTGTGTTTCCAAACACAAACTTGGGGTTGACGTGATCAGAACGCATTACCGCAAGGGCTACAGTTTTAACCTGCTGGTTGAACTGGATCCCAGACCAAACCCGTTCCGTTGGATAGCTAAGTGGTTTCATCAGGCTGTACCATGCAAAGGACAGTGA